From the Ruminiclostridium josui JCM 17888 genome, one window contains:
- the iorA gene encoding indolepyruvate ferredoxin oxidoreductase subunit alpha — MSKKLLMGNEAIALGAIRAGVNIVTGYPGTPSTEVLETVARNNPGDIYVEWSVNEKSAMEVAAGAAYSGARTMVTMKQVGLNVASDPLMSLAYIGVKGGMVILVADDPGPFSSQTEQDTRHFARYSNLPVLDPSSPEEAYEMIQYAFELSEMVELPVFLRPTTRICHSCATIDLDEKRLEHKIEGFVKDPRWVIFPSLAYKKHIHIEKLQHKLSDIFSDLSFNKVEGKDVRLGVAASGVAYSYVVEALEKLNADVKLFKVGTPYPLPSDVASSFLEELDEVLVFEELDPVVEEEIIMLCASKQQKIRILGKKTGHLPFAGEYTFELVYDALAKYLNIEIEEFENTLAPELPVRQPVLCAGCPHRASFYAVKIAMKSQKAVFTGDIGCYTLGNAKPLDMVDTCLCMGAGITVAQGIKRAQPDTKHIAFIGDSTFFHTGIPGIVNAVYNNTDITVVILDNSTTAMTGHQPHPGTGKTMMNNISEKIDIYGMVKACGVKHIVKGNPLDFNNAVDIIKKAAEYKGPSVVIFEAPCIALFKPPVKYTINENCKNCKKCITDIGCPAISFIDGKVSIEPSLCYGCGLCTNVCPFNAIGGEENE, encoded by the coding sequence ATGTCTAAGAAACTACTTATGGGTAACGAGGCCATAGCCCTTGGTGCTATAAGAGCAGGGGTAAATATTGTAACAGGGTACCCCGGAACCCCTTCTACAGAGGTACTTGAAACAGTAGCCCGTAATAATCCCGGTGATATATATGTTGAATGGTCTGTAAATGAAAAATCTGCCATGGAGGTAGCTGCTGGTGCGGCATATTCAGGTGCCAGAACCATGGTAACTATGAAGCAGGTAGGATTGAATGTTGCATCTGACCCGCTTATGAGTCTGGCATATATTGGAGTAAAAGGCGGCATGGTCATACTGGTAGCTGATGACCCAGGGCCTTTTTCATCTCAGACTGAGCAAGATACAAGGCATTTTGCAAGATACTCCAATCTTCCTGTACTTGACCCATCATCACCTGAAGAAGCATATGAAATGATCCAATATGCTTTTGAATTGTCAGAAATGGTGGAGCTTCCTGTATTTTTGAGACCGACTACAAGGATATGTCATTCCTGTGCAACTATAGATTTAGATGAAAAAAGGCTTGAGCATAAGATTGAAGGATTTGTGAAAGACCCCAGATGGGTTATATTCCCAAGCCTTGCCTACAAGAAGCATATACATATAGAGAAACTTCAACACAAGCTCAGTGACATCTTTTCAGATTTAAGCTTCAACAAGGTTGAAGGAAAAGATGTAAGATTAGGTGTTGCTGCGTCAGGAGTTGCATATTCATATGTTGTGGAAGCCTTGGAAAAATTAAATGCAGATGTCAAATTGTTTAAAGTAGGAACTCCCTATCCATTGCCAAGCGATGTGGCATCTAGCTTCCTTGAAGAGCTGGACGAAGTTCTTGTATTTGAAGAGCTTGATCCTGTTGTTGAAGAGGAGATAATCATGCTTTGTGCCTCCAAACAACAGAAAATAAGAATACTTGGTAAAAAAACTGGGCATTTGCCATTTGCAGGAGAGTACACCTTTGAATTGGTCTATGATGCACTTGCAAAATATCTCAATATTGAAATAGAGGAATTTGAAAATACATTAGCTCCTGAACTTCCGGTAAGACAGCCGGTACTTTGTGCAGGATGTCCTCACAGAGCTTCCTTCTATGCTGTTAAAATTGCAATGAAAAGCCAAAAGGCAGTATTTACAGGTGATATAGGTTGTTATACACTTGGAAATGCAAAACCCTTGGATATGGTAGATACCTGTCTTTGTATGGGTGCCGGAATCACGGTAGCACAAGGAATTAAAAGAGCTCAGCCTGATACAAAGCATATAGCTTTTATTGGAGATTCCACATTTTTCCATACAGGAATACCGGGCATTGTAAATGCCGTTTATAACAATACCGATATTACAGTAGTCATATTGGATAACAGTACTACAGCTATGACAGGCCATCAGCCACATCCTGGAACAGGGAAAACAATGATGAACAACATATCTGAAAAAATAGATATCTACGGAATGGTAAAAGCCTGTGGTGTCAAACACATTGTTAAAGGAAATCCTTTGGATTTTAACAATGCTGTGGATATAATTAAAAAGGCAGCAGAATACAAAGGCCCATCAGTAGTAATATTTGAAGCTCCTTGTATTGCTCTTTTCAAGCCGCCTGTAAAATACACAATTAATGAGAACTGTAAAAATTGCAAAAAATGTATTACTGATATTGGCTGTCCGGCTATATCATTTATTGACGGCAAAGTCAGTATAGAACCTTCACTTTGCTACGGCTGTGGATTATGCACAAATGTATGTCCCTTTAATGCCATAGGAGGTGAAGAAAATGAGTAA
- a CDS encoding indolepyruvate oxidoreductase subunit beta: MSKFDILISGVGGQGTVLASRLIAAAAINQGCFARTAETIGMSQRGGCVVSHVRIDSQKSGSVIPLRSAHMLIAFELAEAARNIPRLSKKGCCIVNTQVIKPVSASLGNSHYDNNEIIKYIKDNSQEVYFIDGYSLAEKAGNVKAVNVVLLGAATAVGKMPFTKEIMQDAIIKNVPQKFRELNQKAFEMGYEATVKLIIKA, encoded by the coding sequence ATGAGTAAATTTGATATATTGATATCAGGTGTGGGAGGACAGGGCACAGTGCTTGCTTCTAGGCTTATAGCTGCAGCAGCTATTAATCAGGGCTGTTTTGCAAGAACTGCTGAAACTATAGGTATGTCACAAAGAGGTGGCTGTGTTGTCAGTCATGTGCGTATAGACAGTCAAAAATCAGGCTCAGTAATTCCATTAAGGAGTGCCCATATGCTTATAGCATTCGAACTGGCAGAAGCCGCACGTAATATTCCGAGACTTTCAAAAAAAGGCTGTTGTATTGTGAATACACAGGTAATAAAGCCTGTGTCGGCATCTCTTGGTAACTCCCATTATGATAATAATGAAATAATTAAATATATAAAAGATAATTCACAGGAAGTGTATTTTATAGATGGATATTCTTTGGCAGAAAAGGCTGGAAATGTAAAGGCTGTAAATGTAGTCTTACTAGGAGCTGCCACAGCTGTAGGAAAAATGCCTTTTACAAAAGAAATAATGCAAGATGCCATAATTAAGAATGTTCCCCAAAAATTCAGAGAGCTGAACCAGAAGGCATTTGAAATGGGATATGAAGCAACTGTTAAGTTAATAATAAAAGCCTAA
- a CDS encoding methylglyoxal synthase: MNGNKLGKQKHIALIAHDNRKEDLISWAKSKSDVLCKHFLCGTGTTAKMITEKTGLPVKKFKSGPLGGDQQIGACIANGEVDFMIFFWDPLTSQPHDPDVKALLRIAVLYDIPVAMNQSTADFLLTSNLMEDDYERNVVDYYSRIRKEHFGGI; this comes from the coding sequence ATGAACGGAAACAAACTCGGCAAGCAGAAACACATAGCATTAATAGCACATGATAACAGAAAAGAAGACTTGATTAGCTGGGCAAAAAGCAAGTCAGATGTACTTTGCAAGCATTTTTTATGCGGAACGGGTACAACAGCAAAAATGATTACCGAAAAAACAGGATTGCCGGTTAAGAAGTTTAAAAGCGGACCGCTTGGAGGCGACCAGCAGATAGGCGCATGCATTGCCAATGGTGAAGTGGACTTTATGATATTTTTCTGGGATCCGCTTACTTCACAGCCACATGATCCGGATGTAAAGGCACTGCTCAGAATTGCCGTTTTGTATGATATCCCGGTTGCAATGAATCAGTCAACGGCTGATTTTCTTCTGACGTCAAATTTGATGGAGGACGATTATGAAAGGAATGTGGTAGATTACTACAGCCGCATAAGGAAGGAACATTTTGGAGGTATCTAA
- a CDS encoding phenylacetate--CoA ligase family protein, producing MRIDQFELLKNLLVNISQNSPFYKDKFKKDGVNIDDIKSLEQIKNLPFTVKEELRDAYPLGLQSVPDEKIIRIHSSSGTTGKPIIIPYTAQDVSDWAEMMARSFSIAGVTPLDRVQITPGYGLWTAGIGFQAGTERLGAMAVPMGPGNTDKQLQMMIDLKSTVIIGTSSYALVLAEEVEKRGIGSEIYLKKGIIGSERWGEKMRQRIKNELNIDIYDIYGLTEIYGPGIAIDCHCHDGMHYYDDYLYFEIIDPVTGEVLPEGEVGELVITTLRKEGAPLLRYRTRDLTRIIPGKCKCGLEYPRIDRIIGRTDDMVKVKGVNIYPGQIDEILKDVDGASSEYQIIIDHLNGKDVMTLKVEYNSDGDTEREEIESNIVDLFKKRIGIHIIAEASRIGSLPRSEKKSKRIIDYRHS from the coding sequence ATGAGAATAGACCAGTTTGAGCTTTTAAAAAACTTACTGGTAAACATAAGCCAAAACAGTCCATTTTACAAGGACAAATTTAAAAAAGACGGTGTAAACATTGACGATATAAAGTCCCTTGAACAGATAAAAAATCTTCCTTTTACTGTAAAAGAAGAACTTAGAGATGCATATCCTCTTGGACTACAGTCAGTACCCGACGAAAAGATTATCAGAATACATTCGTCATCAGGAACCACAGGTAAGCCAATAATTATACCATACACTGCTCAGGATGTTTCAGATTGGGCAGAAATGATGGCAAGAAGCTTTAGTATAGCAGGTGTTACACCTCTTGATAGGGTTCAGATAACCCCAGGTTACGGATTGTGGACAGCTGGTATAGGTTTTCAGGCAGGTACTGAAAGACTTGGCGCAATGGCTGTTCCAATGGGACCAGGTAATACTGACAAACAGCTTCAGATGATGATAGATTTAAAATCTACAGTTATTATAGGAACATCATCCTATGCACTTGTACTGGCGGAAGAGGTTGAAAAAAGAGGAATAGGTTCTGAGATTTATTTAAAGAAAGGTATAATAGGTTCAGAACGCTGGGGAGAAAAAATGAGACAGCGTATCAAAAATGAGCTTAACATAGATATCTATGATATCTACGGCCTTACAGAGATTTATGGACCAGGCATAGCCATTGACTGTCATTGCCACGACGGAATGCACTATTATGATGATTACCTTTACTTTGAAATAATTGACCCTGTAACTGGGGAGGTTCTCCCAGAGGGAGAGGTTGGTGAGCTGGTAATAACTACCCTTCGAAAAGAGGGAGCACCGCTTTTGAGGTACAGAACAAGAGATTTGACCAGAATTATTCCGGGTAAATGTAAGTGTGGTCTGGAATATCCACGTATTGACAGGATTATTGGTCGTACTGATGACATGGTTAAGGTAAAAGGAGTAAACATCTATCCTGGTCAGATTGACGAGATACTAAAAGATGTTGACGGAGCAAGCAGTGAGTATCAGATTATTATTGACCATTTAAACGGAAAGGATGTTATGACTCTCAAGGTTGAATATAATTCCGATGGGGATACTGAGCGTGAGGAAATCGAATCCAATATCGTTGATTTATTCAAAAAAAGAATCGGAATACATATTATAGCCGAGGCAAGTCGCATTGGCAGCCTTCCAAGAAGCGAAAAAAAGAGCAAAAGAATTATTGACTACAGACATAGCTAA
- a CDS encoding FMN-binding protein, which produces MKKIFALVITLGLALSMVACNKASTPGSSTTSPSPTSDTSTTTSPTTTSPTTPAETSSTPGTTSPSATTATPSKSAQAGSYKDGTYSAKGDPWENGQEEAIVTVKDGKITDVSLKRLTKDGKSEVDYSLFDGKVHDGKQYPNLKEFKETMAKNMVEKQSAQVDTIAGATTTTKNWSIAAQKALDKAKK; this is translated from the coding sequence ATGAAAAAAATTTTTGCATTAGTTATAACATTAGGTTTGGCTTTAAGTATGGTAGCATGTAATAAGGCCTCTACACCGGGATCTTCAACAACATCACCGTCGCCTACTTCAGACACATCCACTACAACATCACCAACAACTACATCACCTACTACACCTGCTGAAACATCTTCAACACCGGGAACAACATCACCCTCAGCAACAACTGCTACGCCTTCAAAGTCAGCTCAGGCAGGAAGCTATAAGGATGGAACTTATTCTGCAAAAGGTGACCCATGGGAAAATGGTCAGGAAGAAGCAATAGTTACGGTTAAGGACGGAAAAATTACAGATGTATCATTGAAAAGATTGACCAAGGATGGTAAGTCAGAAGTAGATTACAGCTTGTTTGACGGTAAAGTTCATGATGGAAAACAGTACCCAAATCTTAAAGAATTTAAAGAGACAATGGCAAAGAATATGGTAGAAAAGCAAAGTGCACAGGTTGATACCATTGCAGGTGCCACAACAACAACAAAGAATTGGTCAATAGCGGCCCAAAAGGCTCTTGATAAAGCAAAGAAGTAA
- a CDS encoding folate family ECF transporter S component, whose amino-acid sequence MYGNVKKMVLASLFIAIEIITTRFLSIQTPIIRISLDFIPLALSAIILGPYTAGVAAAIADIFGMLIFSRGGAFFPGFTLSAFVSGFLYGIILYQKKITIKRCFFAVLTVVISTSLVLNTIWLVIITNKAAFVILSARIVKDLIMLPIQTFVIYYLWRAIEATVKSTLIFNKTF is encoded by the coding sequence GTGTACGGAAATGTCAAAAAAATGGTTTTGGCAAGTCTTTTTATTGCCATTGAAATTATTACTACAAGATTTTTATCTATTCAGACTCCAATTATCAGAATATCGTTGGACTTTATCCCTCTAGCCTTATCGGCAATCATACTTGGCCCTTATACGGCAGGTGTCGCAGCTGCTATAGCAGATATTTTCGGTATGTTAATTTTCTCTAGAGGAGGAGCCTTCTTCCCGGGATTTACACTAAGCGCTTTTGTATCGGGGTTTTTGTACGGAATCATCCTATATCAAAAGAAGATAACAATAAAAAGATGCTTTTTTGCAGTCCTTACAGTAGTGATTTCAACATCTCTTGTACTTAATACAATTTGGCTGGTGATTATAACAAACAAAGCAGCCTTTGTCATATTAAGTGCTAGAATAGTCAAGGATTTAATAATGCTGCCAATACAAACTTTTGTTATATATTATTTATGGCGTGCCATTGAGGCTACTGTAAAAAGTACTTTAATATTCAATAAGACTTTTTAA
- a CDS encoding DNA gyrase/topoisomerase IV subunit B, which yields MTKDNRKNEYGNESISSLKGADRVRLRPGVIFGSDGLDGCEHSFFEILSNSIDEAREGHGNVIEVTRFADKSIMVQDWGRGLPVDYNTKEERFNWELVYCELYAGGKYQNNSGENYEYSLGLNGLGACATQYSSEYFDVTVFRDGYRYDLHFEKGENIGGLKKEKCKYDKTSTIQKWRPDIDVFTEIDIPLEHFQTVLKKQAVVNAGLKFILKDEESGETFIYLYENGIVDYVKEITKDTGFTEIQYYEGSAKGRDREDKPEYKVKMQFAFCFNNQTNLLEYYHNSSFLEYGGAPDKAVKNALIYEIDKCIKARGKYNKDESKITFADIEDSLILVVNSFSTITSYENQTKKSITNKFIQEAMTDFLKQQLEIYFIENKVESDKIIEQVLVNKRSRETAEKTRINIKKKLSGNVDISNRVKKFVDCRTKDITKREIYIVEGDSALGACKLGRDAEFQAIMPVRGKILNCLKAEYDSIFKNEIIVDLLKVLGCGVEIKSKHNKDLNTFDLANLRWNKVIICTDADVDGFQIRALILTMLYRLVPTLLSEGKVFIAESPLFEITCKNKSYFAYTEKEKAEILAKLEGNKYTIQRSKGLGENEPEMMWQTTMNPASRRLIKVMPSDVEKTAMMFDILLGDNLAGRKQFIEDNGSKYLDMIDVS from the coding sequence ATGACAAAGGATAATAGAAAGAATGAATATGGGAATGAGAGTATTTCATCTCTCAAAGGAGCTGATAGGGTAAGACTTCGCCCAGGTGTTATATTCGGCTCAGACGGGTTGGACGGCTGTGAACATTCTTTCTTTGAAATTTTGTCAAACTCAATAGATGAGGCCAGAGAAGGCCATGGAAATGTAATAGAAGTAACAAGGTTTGCTGACAAATCAATAATGGTTCAGGACTGGGGAAGAGGATTGCCTGTAGATTACAACACAAAAGAGGAACGTTTTAATTGGGAGTTGGTCTATTGTGAGTTGTACGCAGGAGGAAAGTATCAGAACAACTCTGGTGAGAATTACGAGTACAGTCTTGGACTAAACGGACTTGGAGCATGTGCAACCCAATACAGCTCTGAATATTTTGATGTTACTGTTTTCCGTGATGGGTACAGGTATGACCTTCACTTTGAAAAAGGTGAAAATATCGGAGGCCTGAAAAAAGAAAAATGTAAATATGACAAAACCTCTACAATTCAAAAATGGAGACCGGACATAGATGTTTTCACTGAAATAGATATTCCACTGGAACATTTTCAAACGGTATTAAAAAAACAGGCAGTAGTCAACGCAGGACTTAAATTTATTCTAAAGGATGAAGAATCAGGGGAAACCTTTATATACCTTTATGAGAACGGAATAGTTGATTATGTAAAGGAAATAACTAAAGATACAGGGTTTACTGAAATTCAGTATTATGAGGGTTCTGCAAAGGGCCGGGACAGAGAAGACAAACCTGAATACAAGGTAAAAATGCAGTTTGCCTTCTGTTTTAACAACCAGACTAACCTTCTGGAATACTATCATAATTCAAGCTTTCTTGAGTATGGCGGTGCCCCGGACAAGGCTGTCAAAAATGCATTGATATATGAAATTGACAAGTGCATAAAGGCAAGGGGGAAGTATAACAAGGACGAGTCAAAAATAACCTTTGCGGATATTGAAGACAGTCTTATATTGGTTGTTAATTCTTTTTCAACAATAACAAGTTATGAGAATCAGACTAAGAAATCTATAACCAACAAGTTTATTCAGGAAGCAATGACTGATTTCCTTAAACAGCAGTTGGAAATTTATTTTATAGAAAACAAAGTAGAAAGCGATAAAATTATAGAGCAGGTTCTGGTTAACAAAAGAAGCAGGGAAACTGCTGAAAAAACCAGAATTAATATAAAAAAGAAACTTAGCGGAAATGTGGACATTTCCAACAGAGTAAAGAAATTTGTTGACTGCCGAACAAAAGACATAACTAAAAGAGAGATATATATAGTTGAGGGAGATTCTGCATTAGGAGCTTGTAAACTGGGTAGAGATGCGGAATTTCAGGCAATTATGCCTGTAAGGGGAAAAATTCTCAATTGTTTAAAAGCTGAGTATGACAGCATATTCAAAAATGAAATAATTGTAGATCTTCTCAAAGTACTGGGCTGTGGTGTAGAAATTAAATCAAAGCATAACAAAGATTTAAATACATTTGATTTGGCAAACTTAAGGTGGAATAAAGTCATTATCTGTACAGATGCGGATGTTGACGGTTTTCAAATCAGAGCATTGATTCTTACTATGCTTTACAGGCTTGTCCCTACACTTTTAAGTGAAGGAAAAGTATTTATAGCCGAGTCACCTTTGTTTGAGATAACCTGTAAAAACAAATCCTACTTTGCTTATACGGAAAAGGAAAAGGCTGAAATTTTGGCAAAGCTTGAAGGCAATAAATACACAATACAGCGTTCAAAAGGACTTGGAGAAAATGAGCCGGAAATGATGTGGCAGACAACTATGAACCCTGCTTCAAGACGGTTGATAAAGGTAATGCCAAGTGATGTAGAAAAAACAGCTATGATGTTTGACATACTGTTAGGAGATAATCTGGCAGGGAGAAAACAGTTTATAGAGGATAATGGCAGCAAATATCTTGATATGATTGATGTCAGTTAA
- a CDS encoding DNA gyrase/topoisomerase IV subunit A, with protein sequence MTHMNLVEQNITETLESNYMPYAMSVIVSRAIPEIDGFKPSHRKLLYTMYKMSLLTGAKTKSSNIVGQTMKLNPHGDMAIYETMVRMTRGNNALLHPFIDSKGNFGKQYSRDMKFAAPRYTEAKLDKICEEIFKDIDKNTVDFVDNYDGTMKEPVLLPTTFPTILVNANQGIAVGMASNICSFNLEEICKTTSALIDDENIVIEDYLKAPDFSSGGQLIYSPKEIRDIYNNGRGSFKIRAKYNYDKENNCIEIVEIPYTTTVEAIIDQIIDLIKGGKIREITDVRDETDLNGLKLTLDLRKNTDPDILMNKLFKLTPLQDSFNCNFNILINGRPRVMGVRTILNEWLSFRVNCIKRQILYDIQKKSDKLHLLMGLKKILLDIDKAIEIIRKTEQEEMVVPNLMAGFEIDQVQADYIAEIKLRNLNKEYILNRVSETENLKKEIAELKDIHGDDKKVKKIIQNQLSEIAKKFGKPRRTEIISDEQVEEITTEHFIEDYNLKLFLTEQNYLKKIPLVSLRANPEHKLKDEDVIIQEIETHNKADLLLFTNKYNVYKSKIYEIPDCKASSLGEYLTNLLGLDSDEKIIYITATDNYEGYMLFFYENGKGAKIDLAGYATKTNRKKLANAYYNGSPLIRMLFVTEDIELVAISSINKVLVFNTENINVKTTKNSQGVQVLTSKKGSTMTGIKTLDEMGLTNIDYYRTKNIPAIGCYIKEEDKTEKQMSLELE encoded by the coding sequence ATGACTCATATGAATCTGGTTGAACAAAATATCACAGAAACTCTGGAAAGTAACTATATGCCTTATGCAATGAGCGTTATAGTTTCCAGAGCTATACCTGAAATTGACGGTTTTAAACCTTCCCACAGGAAACTTCTTTATACCATGTATAAGATGTCACTTTTGACAGGAGCAAAAACCAAGTCTTCAAATATTGTAGGGCAAACCATGAAACTGAATCCCCATGGTGATATGGCCATTTATGAGACAATGGTAAGAATGACCAGGGGCAATAATGCATTACTTCATCCATTTATAGACTCTAAAGGAAATTTTGGGAAGCAATATTCAAGGGATATGAAGTTTGCAGCACCCAGGTATACTGAAGCTAAGCTTGATAAGATATGTGAGGAAATATTTAAAGATATTGATAAAAACACAGTTGATTTTGTTGATAACTATGACGGAACAATGAAAGAGCCTGTTTTACTGCCAACAACTTTTCCAACTATTTTGGTGAATGCAAATCAGGGGATAGCTGTTGGAATGGCCAGTAATATATGTAGTTTCAATCTTGAAGAAATATGTAAAACAACATCAGCACTTATTGATGATGAAAATATAGTTATTGAAGATTATCTTAAAGCACCTGATTTCTCATCTGGAGGTCAGTTGATATATTCTCCAAAGGAAATAAGGGATATATATAACAACGGAAGAGGAAGCTTCAAGATTCGTGCAAAATATAACTATGATAAGGAAAACAATTGCATTGAAATTGTTGAAATTCCTTATACAACAACGGTTGAAGCTATTATAGACCAGATAATAGATCTTATAAAGGGCGGTAAAATCAGGGAGATAACTGACGTAAGGGATGAAACAGATTTAAATGGTCTTAAGCTGACTCTTGATCTCAGAAAGAATACTGATCCTGATATATTGATGAATAAGCTTTTCAAGCTTACTCCGCTGCAGGACAGCTTTAATTGTAATTTTAACATTCTTATAAACGGCAGACCTAGAGTAATGGGTGTCAGGACTATTTTGAATGAATGGCTGTCTTTCAGAGTTAATTGTATAAAACGTCAGATATTATATGATATACAAAAAAAGAGTGACAAGCTTCACTTGTTAATGGGTCTTAAAAAGATACTTTTAGATATTGATAAAGCAATTGAAATTATTAGAAAAACAGAACAGGAAGAAATGGTTGTCCCGAATTTGATGGCTGGTTTTGAAATAGACCAGGTACAGGCTGATTACATAGCTGAAATAAAATTGAGAAACCTTAACAAGGAATATATACTCAACAGGGTAAGTGAGACGGAAAATCTCAAAAAAGAGATAGCAGAATTAAAAGATATCCACGGAGACGATAAGAAAGTAAAAAAGATTATCCAAAATCAGCTTAGCGAAATAGCTAAAAAGTTCGGAAAACCAAGACGTACTGAAATTATTAGTGATGAGCAGGTAGAGGAAATCACCACAGAACACTTTATAGAAGACTACAATTTAAAATTATTTCTTACTGAGCAGAACTACCTGAAAAAGATACCATTGGTTTCTTTAAGGGCAAACCCGGAGCATAAGCTAAAGGACGAAGATGTAATAATTCAGGAGATAGAGACACATAATAAAGCTGATTTACTCCTGTTTACTAATAAATATAATGTTTATAAATCAAAGATTTATGAAATTCCTGACTGTAAGGCAAGCAGTCTGGGAGAATACCTTACAAATCTTCTTGGCCTTGATAGTGATGAAAAGATAATTTACATTACAGCAACTGATAATTACGAGGGTTATATGCTGTTTTTCTATGAAAACGGCAAGGGTGCAAAGATTGATTTGGCAGGGTATGCTACCAAGACGAACAGGAAAAAGCTTGCAAATGCTTATTACAATGGTTCACCCCTTATAAGAATGTTATTTGTAACTGAGGATATTGAATTGGTTGCTATAAGCAGTATTAACAAGGTACTTGTGTTTAATACAGAAAATATTAATGTAAAAACAACAAAGAATTCACAGGGAGTTCAGGTTCTTACTTCTAAAAAAGGTAGTACCATGACTGGAATCAAAACTCTGGATGAAATGGGATTAACTAATATTGATTACTACAGAACAAAAAATATTCCGGCAATAGGGTGCTATATTAAAGAAGAAGATAAGACTGAAAAGCAGATGAGTCTGGAGTTAGAGTAA
- a CDS encoding PIG-U family protein: MFLVINRLKVSKRIFVILLFIMAFCLKGFVAVRYNAIPKSDFKLIYNAAIKFAQGDFSFSNTKYFSLWSYQTGIVLYYGFLLKLGCNVIGLKIYNCLFLAGVNVLIYLISDKLVGDKYARFISVIYLFYPATFFLCSVLTNQHISNFFILLGIYLYVFRKISTVGNTVLAAIMIAVGNALRPQGIVVVAGFVIWAIIELLHHNADKKIKVKTTVSIIGFVTVYILLGKGMSMVTQISGVNQNGLDNNFPLYKIVVGLNNETSGYYSNKDAIKLVGIKDSKVRNQVALRIIKERLADRGKIKDLMISKHKKMWVKMDDTIDWGFKYINQSRITLLGKHIVYENFKIRILKLEKVFYCFILFMALIGVWIGIKKREYAKGFIPILLITLANFGVYTIIEIQSRYRDFQMIFIFILASSGVRYLSILIKRSLELWHNRIYLTTVDKTIK; this comes from the coding sequence GTGTTTTTGGTTATAAACAGATTAAAAGTAAGCAAAAGAATATTCGTAATATTATTGTTTATTATGGCTTTCTGCCTTAAAGGCTTTGTTGCGGTTCGTTATAATGCAATTCCAAAATCGGATTTTAAATTAATTTATAATGCAGCAATAAAATTTGCACAAGGTGATTTTTCATTTTCAAATACAAAATATTTCAGTCTGTGGTCATATCAAACGGGAATTGTTTTATATTATGGGTTTCTCCTTAAACTTGGATGTAATGTCATAGGTCTTAAAATTTACAACTGTTTGTTTCTAGCTGGAGTTAATGTTCTTATTTATTTGATTTCGGACAAGCTTGTTGGTGATAAGTATGCCAGATTCATTTCAGTAATTTACCTTTTTTATCCTGCAACCTTTTTCTTATGTTCTGTTTTAACAAACCAACATATTTCTAATTTTTTCATATTATTGGGAATTTACTTGTATGTTTTCAGAAAAATCAGCACAGTAGGAAATACTGTATTGGCAGCTATAATGATTGCTGTTGGAAATGCATTACGTCCACAGGGAATTGTAGTAGTCGCCGGATTTGTTATTTGGGCGATAATAGAATTATTACACCATAATGCCGATAAAAAAATTAAGGTAAAAACAACTGTAAGCATTATAGGCTTTGTTACTGTTTATATACTTTTAGGAAAAGGTATGTCCATGGTAACACAGATTTCTGGAGTAAATCAGAACGGATTGGATAACAACTTTCCATTATATAAAATAGTGGTGGGATTAAACAATGAGACTTCAGGATATTATTCCAATAAGGATGCTATAAAACTGGTTGGAATAAAAGATAGTAAAGTCAGAAATCAAGTGGCATTAAGAATTATAAAAGAAAGGTTGGCAGACCGAGGTAAAATAAAGGACTTAATGATTAGTAAGCATAAAAAAATGTGGGTTAAAATGGATGATACAATCGATTGGGGTTTTAAGTACATAAATCAAAGCAGAATAACACTTTTGGGAAAACATATTGTATATGAGAACTTTAAAATAAGAATTTTAAAACTGGAAAAGGTATTTTATTGTTTTATATTATTTATGGCTTTAATAGGAGTTTGGATAGGAATCAAAAAAAGAGAGTATGCAAAAGGGTTTATTCCAATTTTATTAATTACCCTTGCCAATTTCGGAGTATATACCATTATAGAAATTCAGTCCAGGTACCGAGACTTTCAAATGATTTTTATATTCATACTGGCATCATCAGGAGTTCGGTATCTGTCAATTCTTATAAAAAGAAGTTTGGAATTATGGCACAATAGAATATACTTGACAACGGTGGATAAAACTATAAAATAA